DNA from Neosynechococcus sphagnicola sy1:
CATGATCGAGTCGGGTCACGGGGCTGGGCTGAGGCTGCTCAAACAGCTGCACACAGATTTCCTTAGCAGTTCTGCCCGTATAAACCGCCGTGGGCGTGCGCTCAACTTTTTTGCGCGCTGGAATTGGCTTGCGAGTCTCTGGATCCAGAGCCAGCCCCCGCTCATCAATAATGTTGGTATAGTGTTTGGCACAGATCAGCTGCGCCGCAGTGTCTAGATAAATAATCAGATAGCCACCGGGGTCAAGGTCGATGTGGCGATGGGAGAGTCTTTGATCGAGAGCAGCCAAGTGCTCAAAG
Protein-coding regions in this window:
- a CDS encoding DUF4346 domain-containing protein, translated to MSQTVEQSFEHLAALDQRLSHRHIDLDPGGYLIIYLDTAAQLICAKHYTNIIDERGLALDPETRKPIPARKKVERTPTAVYTGRTAKEICVQLFEQPQPSPVTRLDHAAYLGREFVRAEQALCKGESYIQD